CTTCCCCTGTTATCCAGTTCACCCACCTTGTTGGATGGTGACTGGTTGTTGATCAGAAGCCTTGCTGTTGCCTGGTCCAATGCCTTTGCTACAATACCGGCCTTCACGTTTTTGCGTGCAGCACTGAGATGCTGGAGTGAGGCGGCAATAGCCGCAAACTCGCCAACGGAATCCCACCGTAGATGCCCCTCTTCCAGAAACTGTTGTACATGCTTGGGCGCTGAGCCTCCCGCGCCTGTTTCAAACAGGCCGCCGCCATTTAACAGACCAACGATTGAGAGCATTTTGGCACTGGTATTGAGTTCAAGAATGGGAAACAGGTCTGTCAAATAATCACGTAAAACATTTCCCGTAACTGAAATCGTATCTCTACCATCTTTCACACGCTGAAGTGTGTAGCGTATCGCATCAACCGGTGACATAATTTTAATATCCAGATCACCATTTGGATCAAGATTATCCAGAAAATGATTTACCTTGTCAATAAGTTGCGCATCGTGGGCTCTCTCTTTGTCTAACCAGAAAACAGCCGGTGAACCGGTTATTCTAACTCTTTTAACCCCCAACTCCACCCAGTTCCTGACCGGCTCGTCCTTCACCCGGCACATACGCCAGACATCGCCTTTTTCAATACTATGTTCGTGTAGTGTTACACCCTCCGCATCAGCAACGCGAATTACTCCATCCGCAGACACTTTAAATGTTTGATCATGGGAACCATATTCTTCGGCTTTTCCAGCCATAAGACCGACATTGGCCACACTACCCATAGTCTCCGGGTCAAACGCACCATTTTCTTTACAGAATTTTATTGTTTCATCATAAATAACGGCATAGCTGGAATCAGGGATTACAGCCTTAACATCATGTGCTTTTCCGTCTGGCCCCCAGGCTTTTCCACCATCACGAATGATCGGCGGCATAGATGCGTCAATAATTACGTTGCTTGGAACATGTAGATTCGTTATACCCTTATCTGAATTTACCATATATAGATCAGCTTGTGTATCAATACAGGCCTGTATATCATCTTCAATTTCCTCTCTTTGTGCTTCCGGTAAATTCTGTATCCTGGCATACACATCACCCAGACCATTATTGGGATTAACACCCAATTCTTCAAAAACAGCCATGTGTTTATCAAACACATCTGCAAAAAACACTTCAACTGCCTGTCCAAATATAATCGGATCAGACACCTTCATCATTGTTGCTTTCAGATGTAGAGAGAATAAAACACCCTTCTCTTTCGCGTCCTCTATTTGTTCAGCAAGAAACTTGCGCAAGTCCTTCCGGCTCATGAATGTAGCATCAACAATCTCTCCTTCCTGCAGCGTTATACTGTCTTTCAGGACCGTGAGTTGATTGTCTTCACTAAAAAACTCAATTCTGGCATTACCAACAGACAAACCTGAGATAGTAACAGATCTTTCGTTGGAAAAGAAGTCTCCGTCGTCCATATGGGTAACATGAGTTTTTGAATCTGAACGCCATTCACCCATTTTATGCGGATGTTTCCTGGCAAACTCTTTCACAGCCGCGGGGGGCCTGCGGTCTGAATTGCCATCTCTCAAAACGGGGTTTACAGCACTTCCCAAAATTTTTTTATATCTTGCCTGAATATCTCTCTGTGCTTCGTTCGAGGGGGCTTCCGGATAATCCGGTATATCATATCCCTTCTCCTGTAATTCAGAAATAGCAGCTTTTAGCTGCGGTATAGATGCGCTGATATTTGGAAGTTTGATTATATTTGCAGTAGGTCTTTTAACCAGCTCACCCAACTCAAACAGAGCATCAGGTTGTTTCTGCTCTGGGGTCAGGCTGTCCGGAAATTTTGCAATAATGCGGCCTGCCAGTGAAATATCCCTGGTACTTACTGTAACTCCCGCAGCTGTTAAAAAATATTTTACTATAGGAAGAAAGGATGAAGTAGCCAGTGCGGGCGCTTCATCAGTAATGGTATAGATAATATCCGGTTGTTCTTGTTCTGACATGGTTTTATTCCTAATATTTATTATGTTTTTAAATAAATAACGAAAGATCTCCCTTTCCCCTGACAAAAAACGCCGAGGGCTTTAATCTCCTCATTGGCAAGAAGGGGAAAAGGGGTGGTTATAATTTAATACATCGTTCCGTGGAAGTGTTTTAAATACCCACTCGTTCAGAAGCTTGACGCGAACATCCGGTTTTGAACACTTTTTATCCTGTGGCCTATTCCCGGTATGTTCTTTTCTTTAACCTTCATCTCATCCACGAACGCCCTTGGAGTCAATCCCCTGTCTAAAGAGCTTTTGAAATATTTTGCAGCATCGTCAATAGCACCACCAAATCTTGGGCCGATTGTCAACATGCCTGACGCTACTGATG
The DNA window shown above is from Candidatus Scalindua japonica and carries:
- a CDS encoding NADP-dependent isocitrate dehydrogenase; this encodes MSEQEQPDIIYTITDEAPALATSSFLPIVKYFLTAAGVTVSTRDISLAGRIIAKFPDSLTPEQKQPDALFELGELVKRPTANIIKLPNISASIPQLKAAISELQEKGYDIPDYPEAPSNEAQRDIQARYKKILGSAVNPVLRDGNSDRRPPAAVKEFARKHPHKMGEWRSDSKTHVTHMDDGDFFSNERSVTISGLSVGNARIEFFSEDNQLTVLKDSITLQEGEIVDATFMSRKDLRKFLAEQIEDAKEKGVLFSLHLKATMMKVSDPIIFGQAVEVFFADVFDKHMAVFEELGVNPNNGLGDVYARIQNLPEAQREEIEDDIQACIDTQADLYMVNSDKGITNLHVPSNVIIDASMPPIIRDGGKAWGPDGKAHDVKAVIPDSSYAVIYDETIKFCKENGAFDPETMGSVANVGLMAGKAEEYGSHDQTFKVSADGVIRVADAEGVTLHEHSIEKGDVWRMCRVKDEPVRNWVELGVKRVRITGSPAVFWLDKERAHDAQLIDKVNHFLDNLDPNGDLDIKIMSPVDAIRYTLQRVKDGRDTISVTGNVLRDYLTDLFPILELNTSAKMLSIVGLLNGGGLFETGAGGSAPKHVQQFLEEGHLRWDSVGEFAAIAASLQHLSAARKNVKAGIVAKALDQATARLLINNQSPSNKVGELDNRGSQFYLTLYWAQALAEQEEDPELQEYFCPLAKALASGEEQIIRELNDMQGKKVDLGGYYHPDPEKVARATRPSATLNAAFK
- a CDS encoding citrate/2-methylcitrate synthase: MHWKSTLKKSTIVAARAGKDFPTSVASGMLTIGPRFGGAIDDAAKYFKSSLDRGLTPRAFVDEMKVKEKNIPGIGHRIKSVQNRMFASSF